The following DNA comes from Saccopteryx leptura isolate mSacLep1 chromosome 7, mSacLep1_pri_phased_curated, whole genome shotgun sequence.
TGCTTCTCTTTCTGCCTGTTGTCTTTCCTTGGCCGGCTGAGCTCCACCCCCCTCTTCCAAATTAGTAGATATTCCTCAAACTTCCATTCCCCGATCAAGAATGAGCACTGGGGGGTTAGCTGCACGAGGACACAGGCTGTTAAAACCAGAACCATTGTTGGCATGGAGGCTGAGATGTCTCCGACGTGAGTGCCTCAGCCCTGGAAATTCCAGGGCGTGACCATGGCACGGATTAGGAGAGGCCAGACACGCGGCAGGTGCCGTGCAACCCGGTGGGTAAAAGAAAAACACCCAGAGGGGATTCAGTAGTTCCCAGCAAGGGGCGACGAGCTGctcttcattttttcatttgctcatttagtctttctttcttttttttttaaatttcttcttaaatatttagtGAGTATGTTTATTTAATAAGCATCTACTATAAGTGACAGGCACAGGAATTTTCATATTCATCTGACTGACAGAGGTCCCTAAATTCACGGAGCTCGCTTTCCAGTGGAGGAAACTAAGAAGAAGCGAGGTGATACTCGTAGTGATAAGGAACTTGAAGGAAATAGCAGAGGAAGGTGACAGTCAATGACAAGGATTGGGGTGGGGCTGTTTCTGATGTTGGTCTCAGAGCAGACTTCTTAGAGGAGAACTCACCAATGAGGAGGCACCTGAAGAGCCCAGGAAAGACCCCTCCAGGCTGGGAGAACGGGCGGTGGAGGGGGTACACAACCGTACTTAATTTCAAGTagtcttctaaatattttttcactagAAGTTTACGTTGTTGCAGGGCCTCTACATTAAATAGAATAACTCCACCCCTACAGGCTCACAGCAGCTAGAAATCCTGCAGTGATTCCCCAGATGTcagtgcccccaccccctgcaagCAGTAATAATTTGGGGCTAGCTCTTTTTGAGCCTCATCATTACTTTAGAACAAAATtggggcctgactaggtggtggtgcagtggatcgagtatcgaccagggatgctgaggacccaggttcaacaccctgaggtcgctggcttgagcacagggtcaccagcttgagcaccgggttgccagcttgagcaaaggatcatagacatgaacccttgtgttcgctggcttgagcccaaggttgctggtttgagcaaggggtcattggctcaactgaagccccccacccaccatcaaggcacatatgagaaagcaatcaatgaacaactaaggtgtcactactacaagttgatgcttctcatctctttcctctgcgcctgtccctctctctctttctctctcaaaaaaaaaaaataataataataattgggaTTTTGACTCAAATGGTTGACATGAGGTAAAAAAAACCATGACATTGGCCTGAAAAACTTgcaatttcactttattttttgttttcttatctatgctgTGCTACTTCATCAATTGGTTATGCAATCTGTGCCCAATGCTATAAACAAGACCCTTTCAAACTGAAGGTCATGTCTTAATAGTGGGTTACCAAATTTATTGAGAGGGGTGGTAAACAGCatttaaaaatagagagagaagggaaaagaaatacaataacaTTGAATTGGATAAAAATATCAGAGTCCTGAGGATGAAGGTAGTTATGtggagctttaaaattttttaatttattgagttttagagagagagagagagagacagagatagaggtcaatttgttgttctacctattcatgccatcactggctgattcttgtatgtgccctgaccaggaattgaacccacaatcttggcatgtcaggacaacgctctaacccactgagctacacGGCCAGGTCTGTGGAACTTTTGTTTCAGACATAGAGATCTATACTTGTGGACTGAGTTTCCATGTTTCATGTAAATTATTGCTGTAGGTCGTGAACCAAGTTGTTTGAAAGCCACTCTCTCAACCCTGTCAGGCCCTTGTGCCAGCATCCTCAAGAAACTATGTAAGCATTACAGAGTGTGGGCCAGTGGTCATCTAGCGGGAGGAACAGACAATGTTTTTGGAATACTGAAGTGAAAGAGTAGAACTCGTGTTGATACGTATTCCTTAATGACATTATTGAGGTTAATTGCATATGATAGTGTGCATATATATGACACATAGAATTTCGTAACTTTCGATGTATGTGAACTCCAGTGAACTCGTCACTACACTCTGGATCGTGATTAaccctgtattagtttcctggggctgctTGAACAAAGTCCCTCCAACTGGTGGCTTAAAACCCTACCTGTATCGTCTCGCAGTTCCGGAGGTCGAAGTCTGAAGTCAGGACGCTGGCGGGGCCTCGCTCCCTCTGAAAGCTGAGGGGAGCAGCCTCTCTCGCCTCTTCCCAGCTTCTGGGGCTCCCCTGCCTTGGGCAGCTCCCAATCTCTCCACCTTTGGCATCAGATGGCCTTCTCCTGTGCGCTCCTGCCTTCCAACGGCTGTCTTCTTAGAAGGACATCACTCAGATTGGGTTAGGGGTCCACAGTGCTCCAGGATGGCCTCATCGTAACAGTTATATCTGCAatgatcctatttccaaataaggtgatGTCCAGACATACTGGGGGTTAGGACATCAACACACCTTTATTGGGAGAGGGCACAATTTAACTCATAACAACCTCCATGAGTTTCCCTGAGCCCATGTGTAACCCTTCCAGCTCCACTTCTGCTCGTGctacccccctccctccctcccaacctcCCGGGCCACTCACCACTGACATGCTTTTTTGTCACAATAGATGAGcttacattttctagaattttatatagacCTGATTTACCTAAACAGAATTACACAGTATGGATTCTCTGGGCTGGCATAGTTTATTCTGCAGAACCATTTTGAAATTCATCCTTGCTGTTCCTATCTAAGaagtttgctcttttttttttttgttgccgaGAAGTAGCCACTGTATGGATATGCCACAGCTTTGTTCATCCATCACCTGCCATAGGTACCTGTGCTGCTACAGTATATAACTGTCTTTTATGTGACAGGGAAAGTCCCACGGATGCTCATATACAAGTTCCTATTTGGAAGTATTCCGTATTGTTTGTGTGCTGGTCCTTCAGGTGTGGCCACTGGAGGAGACACAGGAGAGGCTCAGGAAACCAAGTTTATTATGTTCACAGGTCCTCGGGACAGGAGGGATGACGGGCCATCAGGGTCACAAAGGGGAGCTACGGGGTTggtcaggaggcaggaggagcaggagccaGGGAGAGCCCCGGCCAGAGCCTTTGTTGGAGTTGTGTggaaaggcagggcagggcagggcaggacaggacGAGCAGCTAAGACTGGCCACTTAGAATATTCAGCTGTAGGGGTGCCCCCTACTTGCCTGTTCCCCAGCCCTGGGATGATTGGCTAGGGAATATTGTCCCCAGTGGCTCCAGATAGGTTAGTTTGTAGGTCAaaggcaggcactgtgctgggtccTCTGTTATCTGTGTAATGCTGGGTAGCCAGGTGTAAGATAGGTGCGTGTTTACCTTTTAAAGAAGCCGCCAAACCATGGCACAATTTCCCCAGCAGCACGTGGGAGGCCCGGCTACTGCACACGTTCACCAACACGTGAACCATTCCAATCGGTGTGCAAATTTAATTGTGGGTTTACTTTGATTTCCTGAATAACTTataatgttgagcatattttttaTGTCTCTACCACCTCTATATTTTCTTTGATAACATGTCTGCTCAAGTCTTagcctatttttaaaactttgggggttttggttggtttgttttcacattaataaattttgagaattctttatatattttggatagaaCACATCCACCACAAATAGATTCTCCCACTTtgtggattttttaaaagtaaaattttaatgtttgagTAGATTGAGATTTACACCAAGCTTGCAAAAAGccagtttaataattttttatatacccACAAGGTGAGGTTATCAATCTTGTCTCCCCTCTGGTGGCCACACCCTGGAGGCCTAAGGGTTTGGAGATGGGATGAGAAGGGCGGTAGTGCTGGGCGCCGCAGAGACCCCTGGGAAACGTCGTTCTACTGCCAGCGAGGAGGTCAGTGGGGAGAGGCTTCCAGGCTTTCCTTGCGAGCTGGGATGTCAGTCTTTTTCTGGGCTCGTCTGTGGATAAAAGTCAAATTTTCCTTtgagaaaaattccaaaaatccAAGCTGTCTTGaaattgactttttctttttgatcgTTGCGAGCGCACAGGGTTCAAAAATCACGGCTTAATAATTCTCTTTGTACACTGGCATGGCAGCTCGTGGCACAATCTAATCTGTGCCCAGGCAAAGATCAGAACTCCTGTTATCTGGAGAACATGCCAGGAAGTCCTTCTCCCTCAGTAGGCGCTGTCATTCATTATATTCTGATGAGTAAATCATTGgccataagtgtgtgtgtgtgtgtgtgtgtgtttatgagtATGTGACTACACGCCCTCTCCCGGGGCAGGCTGTGTGCCTTTACTTCTTCCCTTGACAGTGTGGCAGGAGAGCTGACTCCAAGCAGCTGGGCTGTTCCGGGCTGCCGCTATCCGATGGCTCCACAGGTGCTGGctggcctccttcctctctgtgtgtgtctcctgCTGGCACCTGGCTGTACCCAGGCAGGCAAGCTGCTGGTTGTGCCCATGGACGGGAGCCACTGGTTTACCATGCGTGCTGTGGTGGAGAAACTCACCCACAGAGGGCATGAGGTGGTCCTGGTCATGCCAGAGGTGAATTTGCACATGGGAACGTCATTCAATTATACGGTAAAGACTTACGCGACGCCTTACACCCGGGAGGATTTTAATCGTCGGTTACAGACTTTCGCTGACATTCACTGGAAAGTTCGGGCACAAAGTTTAACTCCTATGCTAATGGGCACATCCAACAGTACTTTTGATTACATTTTTTCACGTTGTCGGAGTTTGTTTAACGACAAAAAGCTAGTGCGGTACTTAGAAGAGAGTTCTTTTGATGCGGTGTTTCTAGATCCTTTTGATATGTGTGGCTTAATTGTCGCCAAATATTTTTCCCTCCCGTCGGTCGTTTTCAGCAGGGGAGTGTTTTGCCACTATCTTGAAGAAGGGGCGCAGTGCCCCAGTCCCCTTTCCTACGTTCCTCGATATCTCTTTGGGCTCTCGGATACCATGACCTTCAGGGAAAGAGTGTGGAATCACATTATCCACTTGGAGGAACATTTATTTTGTAGCTATTTTCTCCGAGTCGGCTTAGAAGTTGCCGCCGAGATTCTCCAGACGACTGTCACAGCCTACGACCTTTTCAGCCACACATCCATTTGGTTGTTACGATCGGACTTCGTTTTGGAATATCCCAGGCCTGTGATGCCCAACATGATTTTCGTCGGGGGTATCAACTGCCAGTCGGGGAAGCCCTTGCCGCAGGTGAGCTGCCTCTCCTTTTAGCAAGCTCCGAGTAATCCGGCTTGGACACGAAAGGAAAGCCGAGATGTACTGAACCATGGTTTGTAATTTACACTGGCTGCTTTTGCAATTCCTTCCTGGTTCAACACGTTATTTTGTATAGTCAGTGCCTTTCATTGTTGAGTTAGCTCATTTTATAAAGCTGTCCCCTTTGATACTCATGTGTATACAGTTGAGATAACTGTGAACCATTTCCAGGctgcattttttaaatactgttttggaaaaaatactgaaaaagacGGTAAGAAATGAAACTCTTTTCTTGTTAAGCAGATGCAAGCGACCGTAGGAAAATGCTTTTAGCAGTTTTGTGTGCATGCCGTCCAGATGTTCTGAAATTGTTTTCCATATATGTAGATAGCTAATGTAAGTCCTCACATTCGTCTTATGAAAATGAAATCTGGTCTCAGACTGGCCATATTTCTCTTGACCTTCCTGTTTTCACTTGCTGATAAAACATGGATCTCTTTACAGCTAatacatacattctttttttaaatttttaaaaaatttttatttattcattttagagaggagagagaaaaggagaaagagagacagagagggagagagagaggagagagaaacagagagagaaggtggggaggagctggaagcatcaactcccatatgtgccttgaccaggcaagcccagggtttcgaaccggtgacctcagcatttccaggtcaatgctttatccactgcgccaccacaggtcaggccatacattctttttaagagtTGCATAAAATT
Coding sequences within:
- the LOC136378883 gene encoding UDP-glucuronosyltransferase 1A7-like isoform X4, giving the protein MAPQVLAGLLPLCVCLLLAPGCTQAGKLLVVPMDGSHWFTMRAVVEKLTHRGHEVVLVMPEVNLHMGTSFNYTVKTYATPYTREDFNRRLQTFADIHWKVRAQSLTPMLMGTSNSTFDYIFSRCRSLFNDKKLVRYLEESSFDAVFLDPFDMCGLIVAKYFSLPSVVFSRGVFCHYLEEGAQCPSPLSYVPRYLFGLSDTMTFRERVWNHIIHLEEHLFCSYFLRVGLEVAAEILQTTVTAYDLFSHTSIWLLRSDFVLEYPRPVMPNMIFVGGINCQSGKPLPQEFEAYVNASGEHGIVVFSLGSMVSEIPEKKAMEIADALGKIPQTVLWRYTGTRPSNLAKNTILVKWLPQNDLLGHPKTRAFITHSGSHGIYEGICNGVPMVMMPLFGDQMDNAKRMETRGAGVSLNVLEMTSEDLVNALKTVINDKSYKENIMRLSSLHKDRPIEPLDLAVFWVEYVMRHKGAPHLRPAAHDLTWYQYHSLDVIGFLLAIVLGVVFVVYKCCAFGYRKCFGKKRRPKKSHKSKAH